A genome region from Bufo gargarizans isolate SCDJY-AF-19 chromosome 2, ASM1485885v1, whole genome shotgun sequence includes the following:
- the PAFAH1B2 gene encoding platelet-activating factor acetylhydrolase IB subunit alpha2 — translation MSQGDTNSAAVPHVAEDVLGDDRWLCQHNRFVLDCKDKEPDVLFVGDSLVQLLQQFEIWRELFSPLHALNFGLGGDTTRHVLWRLQNGELENIKPKVIVLWIGTNNYENTAEEVAGGIEAIIKLVNTLQPQAKIIVVGLLPRGEKPNPLREKNAQVNQLLRSWLPRLPGVQLLDVDFGFVHSDGAISRHDMFDFLHLTAAGYTKVCRPLHELIMQLLEETPEEKLVTLA, via the exons ATGAGTCAGGGGGACACCAATTCTGCTGCCGTCCCTCATGTTGCTGAGGATGTACTGGGAGATGACCGCTGGCTGTGTCAG CACAACAGGTTTGTCTTAGACTGTAAGGACAAGGAGCCGGATGTTTTGTTTGTTGGCGATTCCTTGGTGCAGCTTCTGCAGCAGTTTGAG ATTTGGAGGGAACTTTTCTCTCCACTTCATGCATTGAATTTTGGTCTCGGTGGAGACACAACGCGCCATGTTCTTTGGAGGCTTCAGAATGGAGAGCTAGAGAATATCAAACCTAAG GTCATAGTCTTATGGATTGGTACCAACAATTATGAAAACACAGCTGAAGAAGTTGCCGGTGGAATAGAAGCTATCATAAAACTCGTCAACACACTGCAACCCCAGGCGAAAATAATTGTAGTG GGATTACTACCCCGTGGAGAGAAGCCGAATCCACTGCGTGAGAAGAATGCGCAGGTGAACCAGCTGCTGCGCTCTTGGCTTCCACGTCTCCCTGGGGTTCAGCTCCTGGATGTAGATTTCGGATTTGTCCACTCGGATGGCGCTATCTCTCGACATGACATGTTTGATTTCCTCCACCTCACAGCTGCCGGTTACACCAAGGTCTGTCGACCACTCCATGAACTGATTATGCAACTCCTGGAGGAGACCCCAGAGGAAAAACTAGTCACCCTGGCCTGA